Proteins encoded within one genomic window of Actinoplanes octamycinicus:
- a CDS encoding TetR/AcrR family transcriptional regulator, with translation MARPRQALLTRERIVEAASALIDAEGLDALSMRRLATELGVQGPSLYNHFATKAEIVDAVAEAVVAQVDIGVFADCDWREGLRLWAKSYHAVLAAHPNIVPVLATGPGRRPHGLAMAEAVYGALIDAGWSRSRATHIGALMRYLITGSALGSFALGFADDPGLYDTYPHLHRAHELAAHRAAVDEGAFELGLDVLIAGLSDHYDQGVRR, from the coding sequence ATGGCCCGGCCCCGGCAGGCGCTGCTGACCCGGGAGCGCATCGTCGAGGCCGCGTCCGCCCTGATCGACGCCGAGGGCCTGGACGCGCTCTCGATGCGGCGGCTCGCCACCGAGCTCGGCGTGCAGGGCCCGTCGCTCTACAACCACTTCGCCACCAAGGCGGAGATCGTCGACGCGGTCGCCGAGGCGGTGGTGGCCCAGGTGGACATCGGGGTGTTCGCCGACTGCGACTGGCGCGAGGGGCTGCGGCTCTGGGCGAAGTCGTACCACGCGGTGCTCGCCGCCCACCCGAACATCGTCCCGGTGCTGGCCACCGGGCCGGGCCGGCGGCCGCACGGGCTGGCGATGGCCGAGGCGGTCTACGGCGCGCTGATCGACGCCGGCTGGTCCCGGTCCCGGGCCACCCACATCGGCGCGCTGATGCGCTACCTGATCACCGGGTCGGCGCTCGGCTCGTTCGCGCTCGGCTTCGCCGACGACCCGGGCCTCTACGACACCTATCCGCACCTGCACCGCGCCCACGAGCTGGCGGCCCACCGCGCCGCGGTCGACGAGGGCGCCTTCGAACTCGGGCTGGACGTGCTCATCGCCGGCCTGTCCGATCACTACGACCAAGGGGTACGCCGATGA